From Deinococcus taeanensis, one genomic window encodes:
- a CDS encoding carbohydrate ABC transporter permease: MPGTLLTLVTVLLALAWVFPLYWAFVTSIKPENDTVALPPTLWPQTVDFSAYTYIFQNSPVVRWYLNSVGSSLVITALVLLLSMMCAYALSQIDFRGRRWLYGLILAGFMIPFQASLIPLFILVNKLGLVNHMLGLILPQLAAPVAVVIYKQFFDQIPPALGDAARIDGASEVRVLFSIYLPLNWSITFSLAIVTFIAAWNNFLWPFIVMNDTSNLTIPVGITQVQSAYGVAYAKTMATAVTAAVPTILAYLIFQRRVTEGVMASAGLK, translated from the coding sequence CTGCCCGGCACGCTGCTGACGCTGGTGACCGTGCTGCTGGCGCTGGCCTGGGTGTTTCCGCTGTACTGGGCGTTCGTGACCTCCATCAAGCCGGAGAACGACACGGTGGCGCTGCCGCCCACCCTGTGGCCGCAGACCGTGGATTTCAGTGCCTACACGTACATCTTCCAGAACAGCCCGGTGGTGCGCTGGTATCTCAACAGTGTTGGTAGCAGCCTGGTGATCACGGCGCTGGTGCTGCTGCTGTCCATGATGTGTGCCTACGCCCTTTCACAGATCGACTTCCGGGGGCGGCGCTGGCTGTACGGCCTGATCCTGGCCGGGTTCATGATTCCCTTTCAGGCGAGTCTGATTCCGCTGTTCATCCTGGTCAACAAGCTGGGCCTGGTGAACCACATGCTGGGGCTGATTCTGCCTCAGCTGGCCGCGCCGGTGGCTGTCGTGATCTACAAGCAGTTCTTCGATCAGATTCCCCCGGCGCTGGGCGACGCCGCCCGCATCGACGGGGCCAGTGAGGTGCGGGTGCTGTTCAGCATCTACCTGCCGCTGAACTGGAGCATTACGTTCTCGCTGGCGATCGTGACCTTCATCGCGGCGTGGAACAACTTCCTGTGGCCGTTCATCGTGATGAACGACACGTCGAACCTCACGATTCCGGTGGGCATCACGCAGGTGCAGTCCGCGTACGGCGTGGCGTACGCCAAGACCATGGCGACGGCAGTGACGGCGGCGGTGCCGACGATCCTGGCGTACCTGATCTTCCAGCGGCGCGTGACCGAAGGCGTGATGGCCAGCGCCGGTCTGAAGTAA
- a CDS encoding carbohydrate ABC transporter permease, which translates to MTTPVPLRSSPPPGPAGPGRAAHARQRALTAAALVVPFAALYVLFLLYPTLRVLQLSFTDADLTGAGRWTGTHNYARLLSEPTFWTALWNTVLFIVLTAVPNTLIGLGLAMLVLRLRRLKNVVLAAFFLPYVLPVSVVTNVWNWVLDSNFGLFNFVTGSTVTWFQDPVWALPSVAFVTIWWTVGFNILLFIAGLSNISPEIYEAAALDGASGWRLFRSITWPNLWPVTSLILLLQLIAQFKIFDQIYLLTQGGPFDKTLVLLLYAYREGFQQQHGGYASALGVVLMLAIGLVSAVQLALSQRGGRS; encoded by the coding sequence ATGACCACCCCCGTCCCGCTCCGCTCTTCCCCACCCCCTGGCCCGGCCGGGCCGGGCCGGGCCGCACACGCGCGGCAGCGCGCCCTGACGGCGGCGGCGCTGGTCGTGCCGTTCGCCGCACTGTACGTCCTGTTCCTGCTGTACCCGACCTTGCGGGTCCTGCAGCTGAGCTTCACGGACGCTGACCTGACCGGCGCTGGGCGCTGGACCGGCACGCACAATTACGCCCGGCTGCTGAGTGAACCGACCTTCTGGACGGCGCTGTGGAACACCGTGCTGTTCATCGTGCTGACCGCCGTGCCCAACACCCTGATCGGGCTGGGCCTGGCGATGCTGGTGCTGCGGCTGCGCCGGCTGAAGAACGTGGTGCTCGCGGCGTTCTTCCTGCCGTACGTGCTGCCGGTCAGCGTGGTGACCAACGTGTGGAACTGGGTGCTGGACTCGAACTTCGGGCTGTTCAATTTTGTGACGGGCAGCACCGTTACCTGGTTTCAGGATCCGGTCTGGGCGCTGCCCTCCGTGGCGTTTGTCACGATCTGGTGGACGGTGGGCTTCAACATTCTGCTGTTCATCGCAGGCCTGAGCAACATCTCCCCGGAAATCTATGAGGCTGCGGCGCTCGACGGCGCAAGCGGGTGGCGGCTGTTCCGGTCCATCACCTGGCCGAATCTCTGGCCGGTGACCAGCCTGATTCTGCTGCTGCAACTGATCGCTCAGTTCAAGATTTTTGACCAGATCTACCTGCTGACGCAGGGCGGGCCGTTCGACAAGACGCTGGTGCTGCTGCTGTACGCGTACCGCGAAGGCTTTCAGCAGCAGCATGGCGGGTACGCCTCGGCGCTGGGTGTGGTGCTGATGCTGGCCATCGGGCTGGTGTCGGCCGTGCAGCTGGCCCTCAGCCAGCGGGGAGGGCGGTCGTGA
- a CDS encoding ribulokinase — protein sequence MTAPDTYTIGIDYGTESGRAVVIRIRDGHPLAEAVTPYAHGVMDTHLPGGTPLGREWALQHPQDYLDVLQQAVPQAIAASGVHAHQIVGLGIDFTACTVLPTTASGVPLCFLPDLAARPHAWVKLWKHHAAQPQADRITALAEARGEPWLARYGGRISSEWLFAKALQVLEEDPDVYARTDRFIEAADWIVWQLTGEESRNACTAGYKAMVQGDQYPPEDYFAALNPAFRDVVDTRLGRRFAPLGGRAGGLSPEAARWTGLIPGTPVAVANVDAHVTAPAAGVTGPGQLVAIMGTSTCHVLIGEALADVPGMCGVVDGGIVPGAYGYEAGQSGVGDIFAWLVRHLVPPAYHEQAAREGLSLHALLEREAARQRPGEHGLLALDWWNGNRSVLVDANLSGVVVGLTLATRAPDLYRALIEATAYGTRVIIENFERHGVPVHELVIAGGLKKNRMLMQIYADVTGRPLSLLDAEQGPALGSAMHAAVAAGVYPDIAEAARHMSRVVRHAYTPNPQAQATYERLYAEYLTLHDYFGRGLNDVMKRLKRLAAEPHPAGPPALPVLTEVPA from the coding sequence ATGACTGCCCCAGACACCTACACCATCGGCATCGACTACGGCACCGAATCCGGCCGCGCCGTCGTGATCCGCATCCGCGACGGCCACCCCCTGGCGGAAGCCGTCACCCCCTACGCCCACGGCGTCATGGACACCCACCTGCCCGGCGGCACACCGCTGGGCCGCGAATGGGCCCTGCAACACCCCCAGGACTACCTGGACGTCCTGCAACAGGCCGTGCCTCAGGCGATCGCCGCCAGCGGCGTGCACGCCCACCAGATCGTCGGCCTCGGCATCGACTTCACCGCCTGCACCGTCCTGCCCACCACCGCCAGCGGGGTGCCCCTGTGCTTCCTGCCGGACCTCGCGGCACGGCCGCACGCCTGGGTGAAACTCTGGAAACACCACGCCGCTCAGCCCCAGGCCGACCGCATCACTGCGCTGGCCGAGGCGCGCGGCGAACCCTGGCTGGCCCGCTACGGCGGCAGGATCAGCAGCGAATGGCTCTTCGCCAAGGCCCTCCAGGTGCTGGAGGAAGACCCCGACGTCTACGCCCGCACCGACCGTTTCATCGAAGCGGCCGACTGGATCGTCTGGCAACTGACCGGCGAGGAGTCCCGCAACGCCTGCACCGCCGGTTACAAAGCCATGGTGCAAGGGGACCAGTACCCGCCAGAAGACTATTTCGCTGCGCTGAACCCCGCGTTCCGTGACGTGGTGGACACCCGCCTGGGGCGCCGCTTCGCGCCGCTGGGCGGCCGGGCCGGCGGCCTGAGTCCCGAAGCGGCCCGCTGGACGGGCCTGATCCCCGGCACGCCCGTGGCGGTGGCGAACGTCGACGCACACGTGACCGCGCCGGCCGCCGGCGTGACCGGGCCCGGTCAGCTTGTGGCGATCATGGGCACCAGCACCTGTCACGTCCTGATCGGGGAGGCACTCGCGGACGTGCCGGGCATGTGCGGCGTGGTGGACGGCGGCATCGTGCCCGGCGCCTACGGTTACGAGGCAGGACAGAGTGGTGTGGGGGACATCTTCGCGTGGCTGGTCCGCCACCTCGTTCCCCCCGCGTACCACGAGCAGGCCGCCCGGGAAGGCCTGAGCCTGCACGCCCTGCTGGAACGCGAGGCGGCCCGGCAGCGGCCCGGCGAGCACGGTCTGCTCGCCCTGGACTGGTGGAACGGCAACCGCAGCGTCCTGGTGGACGCCAACCTCAGCGGGGTGGTGGTCGGCCTGACGCTGGCGACGCGCGCCCCGGACCTGTACCGCGCGCTGATCGAAGCGACCGCGTACGGCACGCGCGTGATCATCGAGAACTTCGAGCGGCACGGGGTGCCCGTGCATGAGCTCGTCATCGCGGGCGGCCTGAAGAAGAACCGCATGCTGATGCAGATCTATGCGGATGTCACCGGCCGGCCCCTGAGCCTCCTGGACGCCGAGCAGGGCCCCGCGCTGGGCAGCGCCATGCACGCGGCCGTGGCCGCCGGCGTCTACCCCGACATTGCCGAGGCCGCCCGGCACATGAGCCGCGTCGTCCGGCACGCCTACACCCCCAACCCGCAGGCGCAGGCCACCTACGAACGCCTGTACGCCGAGTACCTCACCCTGCACGACTACTTCGGGCGGGGCCTGAACGACGTCATGAAACGCCTCAAACGCCTGGCGGCTGAGCCTCACCCCGCCGGACCACCGGCCCTCCCCGTCCTGACCGAGGTGCCCG